A single Mastomys coucha isolate ucsf_1 chromosome X, UCSF_Mcou_1, whole genome shotgun sequence DNA region contains:
- the Tlr8 gene encoding toll-like receptor 8, which translates to MEIMSPQLWILTCFCLLSSGTSAVFLKVSYSRSYPCDEIRHNALVIAECNRRQLHEVPQTIGKYVTKVDLSDNAIAHITKESFQKLQNLTKINLNHNVKQQHSKENKNGMNITEGAFLSLRNLTVLLLEDNQLYTMPAGLPESLKELSLIQNNIFQVTKNNTLGLRNLKRLYLGWNCYFKCNQPFKVEDGAFKNLIHLTELSLSFNNLFYVPPKLPRSLRKLFLSNAKIMNITQEDFKGLEHLTLLDLSGNCPRCYNAPFPCIPCEANSSIHIHPLAFQSLTQLRYLNLSSTSLRSINSTWFDNLTNLKELHLEFNYLVQEIASGAFLTKLPNLQTLDLSFNFQQKEYLQFINISSNFSALRSLKKLHLKGYVFRELKKEHFEPLQNLSNLTTIDLGINFIEKIDFKAFQGFPKLDVIYLSVNRIASIVDGTDYSSRRHHLRKPLSTDYDEFDPHANFYHSTKPLIKPQCTTYGKALDLSLNNIFIIGKSQFEGFQDIACLNLSFNANGQVLNGTEFSSMPHIKYLDLTNNRLDFDDNGAFSDLHDLEVLDLSHNAHYFSIAGVTHHLGFIQNLLNLRVLNLSHNGIYTLTNETELKSVSLNELVFSGNRLDRLWNVNDGKYWPIFRGLQNLTRLDLSYNNLQQIPNGAFLNLPQSLQELLINGNRLRFFNWTLLQYFPHLHLLDLARNELYFLPNCLSKFTHSLKTLLLSHNHFSHLPYGFLSEARNLVHLDLSFNTIKMINKSSLQTKMRTNLSILELQGNHFDCTCDISDFRSWLDENLHITIPRLVNVICSNPGDQKSKSIMSLELMTCVSDTTAAVLFSLTFLTTFMVMLAALVHHMFYWDVWFIYHICCAKLKGYRTLSTSQTFYDAYISYDTKDASVTDWVINELRYHLEESEDKRVLLCLEERDWDPGLPIIDNLMQSINQSKKTIFVLTKKYAKSWNFKTAFYLALQRLMDENMDVIIFILLEPVLQYSQYLRLRQRICKSSILQWPNNPKAENLFWQSLKNVVLTENDSRYDNLYIDSIRQY; encoded by the exons ATG GAAATCATGTCCCCTCAGTTATGGATTCTGACGTGCTTTTGCCTGCTGTCCTCTGGAACCAGTGCGGTCTTCCTCAAAGTGAGTTATTCTAGAAGCTATCCTTGTGACGAGATAAGGCACAATGCTCTTGTGATTGCAGAATGCAATCGTCGTCAACTGCATGAAGTTCCTCAAACTATAGGCAAATATGTGACAAAAGTAGACTTGTCAGACAATGCCATTGCACACATAACAAAAGAATCCTTTCAAAAGCTGCAAAACCTCACTAAAATCAATCTGAACCACAATGTCAAACAACAGCActcaaaggaaaataagaatggtATGAATATTACAGAAGGAGCATTCCTCAGCCTAAGAAATCTAACCGTGTTACTGCTGGAAGACAACCAGTTATATACTATGCCTGCTGGATTGCCTGAGTCTTTGAAAGAACTTAGCCTAATTCAAAACAATATATTTCAGGTAACTAAAAACAACACTTTGGGGCTTAGGAACTTGAAAAGGCTCTATTTGGGCTGGAActgctattttaaatgtaatcaACCCTTTAAGGTAGAAGATGGagcatttaaaaatcttataCACTTGACAGAACTCTCGTTATCTTTCAATAACCTTTTCTATGTTCCTCCCAAACTACCACGCTCTCTAAGAAAACTTTTTCTGAGTAATGCCAAGATCATGAACATCACTCAGGAAGACTTCAAAGGGCTGGAACATTTAACATTACTAGATCTGAGTGGAAACTGTCCAAGGTGTTACAATGCCCCATTTCCTTGCATACCTTGCGAGGCAAACTCATCCATCCACATACATCCTCTTGCTTTTCAAAGTCTCACCCAACTTCGCTATCTAAACCTCTCCAGCACTTCCCTCCGGAGTATTAATTCTACCTGGTTCGACAATCTGACCAATCTGAAGGAACTCCATCTTGAATTCAACTATTTAGTTCAAGAAATTGCCTCGGGGGCATTTTTAACAAAACTACCCAATTTACAAACCCTTGATCTGTCCTTCAACTTCCAACAAAAGGAATACTTACAATTTATTAATATTTCCTCGAACTTCTCTGCGCTTCGTTCTCTCAAGAAGTTGCACTTAAAAGGCTATGTGTTTCGAGAACTTAAAAAAGAACATTTCGAGCCCCTCCAGAATCTTTCAAACTTAACAACTATCGACTTGGGCATTAACTTTATTGAGAAAATTGATTTCAAAGCTTTCCAGGGTTTTCCCAAACTTGATGTTATTTACTTATCAGTAAATCGCATAGCATCCATAGTAGATGGTACAGACTACTCCTCTAGGCGACATCATCTTCGGAAACCTCTCTCAACAGACTATGACGAGTTTGATCCACATGCGAATTTTTACCATAGCACCAAACCTTTAATAAAGCCACAGTGTACTACTTATGGCAAGGCCTTGGATTTAAGTTTGaacaatattttcattattggGAAAAGCCAATTTGAAGGTTTTCAGGACATCGCCTGCTTAAATCTGTCCTTCAATGCCAATGGTCAAGTGTTGAATGGCACAGAATTCTCATCCATGCCCCACATTAAATATTTGGATTTAACCAACAACAGACTAGACTTTGATGATAACGGGGCTTTCAGTGACCTTCACGATCTAGAAGTGCTGGACCTGAGCCATAACGCACACTATTTCAGTATAGCAGGGGTAACACACCATCTAGGATTTATCCAGAACTTACTAAACCTCAGGGTGTTAAACCTGAGCCACAATGGCATTTATACTCTCACCAATGAAACTGAGCTGAAAAGCGTATCACTGAATGAATTGGTTTTCAGTGGAAATCGTCTTGACCGTTTGTGGAATGTAAATGATGGCAAATACTGGCCCATTTTTAGAGGTCTCCAGAATCTGACACGCCTGGACTTATCATACAATAACCTTCAACAAATCCCAAATGGAGCATTCCTCAACTTGCCCCAGAGCCTCCAAGAGTTACTTATCAATGGTAACAGGTTACGTTTCTTTAATTGGACATTACTCCAGTATTTTCCTCACCTTCACTTGCTGGACTTAGCAAGAAATGAGCTGTATTTTCTACCCAATTGCCTATCTAAGTTTACACATTCCCTGAAGACACTGCTGTTGAGCCACAATCATTTCTCTCACTTACCCTATGGCTTCCTCTCCGAAGCCAGGAATCTGGTGCACCTGGATCTAAGTTTCAACACAATAAAGATGATCAATAAATCCTCCCTGCAAACCAAGATGAGAACAAACTTGTCTATTCTGGAGCTACAAGGGAACCATTTTGACTGCACGTGTGACATAAGTGATTTTCGAAGCTGGCTAGATGAAAATCTGCATATTACAATTCCTAGATTGGTAAATGTTATTTGTTCCAATCCTGGGGATCAAAAATCGAAGAGTATCATGAGCTTAGAGCTCATGACTTGTGTGTCAGATACCACTGCAGCTGTCCTGTTTTCgctcacattccttaccaccttCATGGTTATGTTGGCTGCTCTGGTTCACCACATGTTTTACTGGGATGTTTGGTTTATCTATCACATATGCTGCGCTAAGTTAAAAGGCTACAGGACTTTATCTACATCCCAAACTTTCTATGATGCGTACATTTCTTATGACACCAAAGATGCATCTGTTACTGACTGGGTAATTAATGAACTGCGCTACCACcttgaagagagtgaagacaaaAGGGTTCTCCTTTGTTTAGAGGAGAGGGATTGGGATCCAGGATTACCCATCATTGATAACCTCATGCAGAGCATAAACCAGAGCAAGAAAACAATCTTTGTTTTAACCAAGAAATATGCCAAGAGCTGGAACTTTAAAACAGCTTTCTACTTGGCCTTGCAGAGGCTAATGGATGAGAACATGGATGTGATTATCTTCATCCTCCTGGAACCAGTATTACAGTATTCACAGTACCTGAGGCTTCGGCAGAGGATCTGTAAGAGCTCCATCCTCCAGTGGCCCAACAACCCCAAAGCAGAAAACTTATTTTGGCAAAGTCTGAAAAATGTGGTCTTGACTGAAAATGATTCACGGTATGACAATTTGTACATTGATTCCATTAGGCAATACTAA